The following are encoded together in the Sphaerodactylus townsendi isolate TG3544 linkage group LG12, MPM_Stown_v2.3, whole genome shotgun sequence genome:
- the WDR5 gene encoding WD repeat-containing protein 5 codes for MATEEKKPDAESTKTQSTPSSSTNQSKPAPVKPNYALKFTLAGHTKAVSSVKFSPNGEWLASSSADKLIKIWGAYDGKFEKTISGHKLVSTDLQTSGIAVGRECASFHWSPKPFNVATSHCSKLHELAKPRSENSFPLPLAFAVCPFDNSTLKLWDYSKGKCLKTYTGHKNEKYCIFANFSVTGGKWIVSGSEDNLVYIWNLQTKEIVQKLQGHTDVVISTACHPTENIIASAALENDKTIKLWKSDC; via the exons ATGGCAACGGAGGAGAAAAAACCtgatgcagaatccaccaaaacaCAGTCTACTCCTTCTTCCTCAACCAATCAAAGCAAG CCTGCCCCTGTAAAACCAAACTATGCCTTGAAGTTCACGTTGGCAGGACATACGAAAGCTGTCTCGTCGGTTAAATTCAGCCCCAATGGGGAGTGGCTGGCCAGCTCTT cgGCTGATAAGCTTATTAAAATTTGGGGTGCTTACGACGGCAAATTTGAGAAAACAATATCCGGCCACAAGCTGGTAAGTACTGATCTGCAGACTTCAGGAATTGccgtggggaggg AGTGTGCCAGTTTCCACTGGTCTCCCAAGCCGTTCAATGTTGCCACCTCCCACTGTAGCAAACTTCATGAGTTAGCCAAGCCCCGCAGTGAgaacagcttccccctcccccttgcctttgCTGTTTGCCCCTTTGACAACAG cACTCTCAAGCTTTGGGACTACAgcaaaggaaag TGCCTAAAGACGTACACCGGCCACAAGAATGAGAAATATTGCATATTTGCCAACTTCTCCGTCACTGGTGGAAAG TGGATCGTGTCAGGGTCAGAAGACAACCTGGTTTACATCTGGAACCTCCAAACAAAAGAGATTGTACAGAAGCTGCAAGGACACACAG ACGTCGTGATCTCGACAGCGTGCCACCCGACAGAAAACATCATCGCGTCTGCGGCCCTAGAAAACGACAAAACAATTAAACTTTGGAAGAGTGACTGTTAA